Proteins found in one Pelmatolapia mariae isolate MD_Pm_ZW linkage group LG7, Pm_UMD_F_2, whole genome shotgun sequence genomic segment:
- the gal gene encoding galanin peptides isoform X1: MQRGFGIFCMSLIFCATLSETIGLVVAAKEKRGWTLNSAGYLLGPRRIDHLIQIKDSPSARGRDELVTQYGLHGHTTLGDKPGLAGKRDIGQEEDFRTGALRIADEEIIHTVIDFLSYLKLKEMGALDSLPPSVTSDELANP; this comes from the exons ATGCAGAGGGGCTTTGGGATATTTTGCATGTCGCTCATCTTTTGTGCAACTCTTTCCGAGACCATCGGGCTAGTTGTTGCG GCAAAAGAAAAGCGTGGCTGGACTCTGAACAGCGCTGGCTACTTGTTAGGGCCCC GTCGTATTGATCACCTAATTCAGATAAAGGATTCTCCCAGTGCCAGAGGCAGAGACGAGCTGGTCACTCAAT ATGGACTACATGGACACACGACACTAGGAGACAAGCCGGGTCTGGCTGGGAAGAGGGACATAGGCCAGGAGGAGGACTTCAGAACAG GCGCCCTGAGAATAGCAGATGAAGAAATTATCCACACTGTCATTGACTTCTTGTCATACCTCAAACTTAAAG AGATGGGAGCCTTGGACAGCCTGCCTCCTTCTGTCACATCAGATGAACTGGCCAATCCCTAA
- the gal gene encoding galanin peptides isoform X2, translated as MQRGFGIFCMSLIFCATLSETIGLVVAAKEKRGWTLNSAGYLLGPHGLHGHTTLGDKPGLAGKRDIGQEEDFRTGALRIADEEIIHTVIDFLSYLKLKEMGALDSLPPSVTSDELANP; from the exons ATGCAGAGGGGCTTTGGGATATTTTGCATGTCGCTCATCTTTTGTGCAACTCTTTCCGAGACCATCGGGCTAGTTGTTGCG GCAAAAGAAAAGCGTGGCTGGACTCTGAACAGCGCTGGCTACTTGTTAGGGCCCC ATGGACTACATGGACACACGACACTAGGAGACAAGCCGGGTCTGGCTGGGAAGAGGGACATAGGCCAGGAGGAGGACTTCAGAACAG GCGCCCTGAGAATAGCAGATGAAGAAATTATCCACACTGTCATTGACTTCTTGTCATACCTCAAACTTAAAG AGATGGGAGCCTTGGACAGCCTGCCTCCTTCTGTCACATCAGATGAACTGGCCAATCCCTAA